Proteins from a genomic interval of Plasmodium gaboni strain SY75 chromosome Unknown, whole genome shotgun sequence:
- a CDS encoding hypothetical protein (conserved Plasmodium protein, unknown function), with protein sequence MNNICTSVVVNILEFFPWLDDIFNLMYLNKTWRENILDVIINTNFINVKTILRLKNKKYILLILKYMNKKNNIDKDIRNLYCLPGVEYFELSPFENVLELMIGSWNLDPVFFNNIQQIFPRLIYFTLLVKSPICIALLKNFCYNCKNLRYIIFIFINNKLKKEYKEKLKKRLTSFFLYWKINVQLITE encoded by the exons atgaataatatatgtacaaGTGTAGTTGTAAACATTTTAGAGTTTTTTCCATGGTTGgatgatatatttaatttaatgtatttg AATAAAACATGGAGAGAGAACATTTTGGATGTGATAATAAACacaaattttataaatgttaAAACAATTTTGAGgttaaaaaataaaaagtatattttattaattttaaagTATATGAATAAGaagaataatattgataagGACATAAGAAATTTATATTGTCTACCTGGTGTAGAGTATTTTGAATTATCTCCCTTTGAAAACGTATT aGAATTAATGATTGGCTCATGGAATTTGGATCCAGTGTTTTTTAATAACATCCAGCAAATTTTTCCAAgattaatttattttaccTTATTAGTAAAATCTCCTATATGCATAGctttattaaaaaatttttgttACAATTGCAAGAATTTAAGATAcattatattcatatttataaataataaattaaagAAAGAATATAAAGAGAAGTTGAAGAAAAGATTAACTAgcttttttctttattgGAAAATAAACGTACAACTGATAACAGAGTGA